In Ananas comosus cultivar F153 unplaced genomic scaffold, ASM154086v1, whole genome shotgun sequence, a single genomic region encodes these proteins:
- the LOC109703801 gene encoding uncharacterized protein LOC109703801 — protein sequence MRGVKRFGVRGKLSPRYIGPYEIVKRIGTVAYRIALPPRLAGVDNVFHVSNLRKYVHDPGHVLVYEPPELQEDMSYEEFSVMILAWEVGKLRNREIPYVKVQWINHSNREATWELESEMKIHHPHLFED from the coding sequence atgAGAGGCGTGAAGAGGTTTGGAGTGCGAGGGAAGTTAAGTCCTCGTTACattggcccctacgagatcgtgaagcggattgggacggtggcttaccgAATTGCATTGCCACCCAGGCTTGCGGGTGTGgacaatgtattccacgtctccaatcttcgcaagtatGTGCATGACCCCGGGCATGTCTTGGTgtatgagccgccggaactaCAAGAAGATATGAGCTACGAGGAATTTTCGGTAATGATTTTGGCTTGGGAGGTGGGcaagttgaggaatcgagaaattccctatgttaaGGTCCAGTGGATCAATCATAGCAAccgcgaagccacttgggagctcgagagcgagATGAAGATACATCACCCTCACTTGTTCGAGGATTAA